A stretch of the Mycolicibacterium celeriflavum genome encodes the following:
- a CDS encoding glycosyltransferase family 2 protein encodes MPDCPVTVVLPCLDEAESLPGVLAAMPAGYRPLVVDNNSTDATAQVALRHGAEVVAEKRPGYGAAVHAGVVAATTPIVAVLDADGSLDPGDLPALVDELDRGADMAIGRRRPVPDVKWPWHARLGTAAVCWRLRRRHGLLVHDIAPMRVTRRDALLGLGVSDRRSGYPLELLVRAAAAGWHVVERDVAYGPRTGGRSKVSGSLRGSAVAALDFWRVIS; translated from the coding sequence ATGCCCGACTGTCCGGTGACCGTGGTGCTGCCGTGCCTCGACGAGGCGGAATCACTGCCCGGCGTGCTCGCGGCGATGCCGGCCGGATACCGGCCGCTGGTGGTAGACAACAACAGCACCGACGCAACCGCGCAGGTGGCGCTGCGGCACGGCGCCGAGGTGGTCGCCGAGAAACGCCCCGGTTACGGCGCTGCGGTGCATGCCGGGGTGGTGGCGGCGACGACGCCGATCGTTGCGGTTTTGGACGCCGACGGCTCACTGGACCCGGGTGACCTGCCGGCGCTGGTCGACGAGCTCGACCGCGGCGCGGACATGGCGATCGGCCGGCGTCGGCCGGTGCCCGACGTGAAGTGGCCCTGGCATGCCCGGCTGGGCACCGCGGCGGTGTGCTGGCGGCTGCGCCGGCGCCACGGTTTGCTGGTGCACGACATCGCGCCGATGCGCGTCACCCGCCGCGATGCGTTGCTCGGCCTTGGTGTGAGCGATCGCCGATCTGGGTATCCGCTCGAACTGCTAGTCCGGGCGGCCGCTGCGGGCTGGCACGTGGTGGAGCGCGACGTCGCCTATGGCCCGCGAACCGGCGGGAGGTCCAAGGTGAGCGGTTCGCTGCGCGGCAGTGCGGTGGCGGCTCTCGACTTCTGGCGGGTGATCTCATGA
- a CDS encoding response regulator transcription factor, translating to MTRVLIADDDTVVRDVVRRYLERDGLDVAIAHDGTEALRLLGSQRIDVAVLDVMMPGPDGLTLCRNLRQRGGYTVPVILLTALGEEDDRIAGLEAGADDYLTKPFSPRELALRVRSVLRRAPSPTARLPLNVSVGGLTVSTAARTVTVEGAPVSLTNREFDLLLFFLTHTDVVFSREELLKRVWHWDFGDLSTVTVHVKRLRSKLGEHHRVQTVWGRGYLWSSEARSPEGQSA from the coding sequence GTGACGCGCGTTTTGATCGCCGACGACGACACCGTCGTGCGCGACGTCGTGCGGCGCTATCTCGAACGCGACGGACTCGACGTGGCGATCGCCCACGACGGGACGGAGGCGCTGCGGCTACTCGGTTCCCAGCGCATCGACGTCGCCGTGCTCGACGTGATGATGCCCGGCCCGGACGGGCTGACACTGTGCCGCAACCTCCGCCAGCGCGGCGGCTATACGGTCCCGGTGATTCTGTTGACCGCGCTCGGCGAGGAGGACGATCGGATCGCGGGCCTGGAGGCCGGCGCCGATGATTACCTCACCAAGCCGTTCAGCCCGCGCGAACTGGCGTTGCGAGTGCGCTCGGTGCTGCGACGCGCGCCCTCGCCGACTGCCAGGCTGCCGTTGAACGTCAGCGTCGGCGGTCTGACGGTGTCGACGGCGGCGCGCACGGTGACCGTCGAGGGTGCGCCCGTGTCGCTGACCAACCGGGAGTTCGACCTGCTGCTGTTCTTCCTCACCCACACCGACGTGGTGTTCAGCCGCGAAGAGCTGCTGAAGCGGGTGTGGCACTGGGATTTCGGCGATCTGTCGACGGTGACGGTGCACGTCAAACGGTTGCGCTCGAAGCTGGGTGAACACCACCGGGTGCAGACGGTCTGGGGCCGCGGCTATCTGTGGAGCAGCGAAGCGCGCTCACCGGAAGGGCAGAGCGCGTAG